AGTCTTTGTTTGCTAAGAGGTTTTAAGGAAAATCAGTGATCAAGATTTTTGATGTTTTAAAATGTCTTTAGCCTTTGGACCGCTGATGTTTTAAAACACCTTCTAAGTTAAAGTCCTTCGAGGTTTTGAAAACCTCAAAGGTCTAACATGAAAGGTCTTTTTTATGCCGCTTCACTTTCCTCCTCTGCAGATGCTTGGTTGACGCTTGGGTCATCGTGGACGATGTCTTTTTCTATTTTCAGGTTATCGATGATAAATACCTGACGGTCAGGGGTGTTTTTGCCCATGTAGAAACTTAGCAGGTCGGCAATTTTTGTTTCCTTTTTGAGAATAATTGGATCTAGTCGGATTTCCTCACCAATAAATTTCCCGAATTCTCCTGGGGAAATTTCACCCAAACCTTTGAATCTGGTGATTTCAGCTGTTTTACCCAATTTATGGATGGCCCGCTGTCGTTCTTCGTCGGTATAGCAATAGATGGTCTCTTTTTTATTTCTCACCCTAAAAAGCGGCGTATCCAAGATAAACAGGTGACCATTTTTAACCAAATCAGGAAAAAACTGAAGGAAGTAAGTCATAATCAGCAAACGGATATGCATCCCGTCCACATCTGCATCCGTGGCAATCACTATTTTTCTGTATCGTAAATTTTCAATGCCATCCTCAATATTCAATGCATGCTGAAGCAGGTTAAACTCCTCATTTTCATAGACCACTTTTTTGGTCATTCCATAACAGTTCAGTGGTTTTCCCCTAAGAGAGAAAACTGCCTGTGTCTGCACATCCCTTGATTTGGTGATGGAACCTGAGGCAGAATCACCTTCTGTAAGGAAAAGCATGGTCTGATTTCTTGCTTCCTCATTGGCTTTGGGGTCATCATAATGTACCCTGCAATCCCGGAGTTTTTTGTTATGAAGATTGGCTTTCTTAGCCCTTTCATTAGCCAGTTTTTTGATTCCTGAAATTTCTTTTCTCTCTCTTTCAGATTGCAAAATCCGCTTTAATAAAGCGTCCGCAGTTGCGGGATTTTTATGTAAATAATTGTCCAGTGCTGTTTTTACAAAATCATTGACAAAAGTTCTTAACGTAGGTCCATCAGGCCCGATACTCTGTGAACCCAATTTGGTTTTGGTCTGGGATTCAAAAACAGGCTCCTGAACCCGTACTGCAATAGCTGCAACTACACTTTGACGGATATCCGAAGCATCATAATCCTTTTTGTAAAATTCCCTGATGGTCTTTACAATCGCTTCTCTGAATGCTGCCAAGTGGGTACCGCCCTGCGTAGTAAACTGCCCGTTGACAAAGGAGTAATATTCTTCCCCATATTGGTTGCTATGGGTCATGGACATTTCTATATCTGTCCCTTTAAGATGAATGATAGGGTAACGGATAGAGTCTTCATCCACTTTTCGCATCAACAGGTCATAAAGACCCCTTTCAGAGAAAAACTTTTTGCCGTTATAATTAATAGTCAGGCCTGCGTTCAGGAATGCATAATTCCAAATTTGGTTTTCGAGATATTCAGGTATAAAATGATAATTTTTGAAAACAGATGCGTCAGGAGTAAAAATGATTTTTGTTCCATTTCTTTCAGACGACTTTTCTACCTTTCTGTCTTCCTTCAAAATACCTTTTTCGAATTCAGCCACTTTGGTTTCTCCTTCTCTATAAGATTGGACCTTGAAATAATCTGAAAGGGCATTGACAGCTTTGGTACCGACGCCGTTCAGCCCGACTGATTTCTGAAATGCTCCTGAGTCATATTTTCCACCTGTATTGATTTTGGAAACACAGTCTATCACTTTGCCCAAAGGAATCCCCCTGCCATAATCCCTTACTTCTACCCGGTGTTCGGAAATTTTTATATCTATGGTTTTCCCATAGCCCATCATGTGTTCGTCGATACTGTTGTCAAGAACCTCTTTGACCAATACATATATACCATCATCCTGTGCGCTGCCGTCCCCAAGTTTACCGATATACATCCCCGGCCTCAACCTGATATGCTCTCTCCAATCCAACGACTTGATGCTGTCCTCATTGTACTGAACGTTTTCTGCCATGTATTTAAGTAATGATTTAAGACTTGATAGATAATTAATTTGACTGCAAGGATTTGAATTTTTGGAGCAAAATCCAAAACAATCCAACAATCCAAACTACAAAAAATACAGGGATTAAGTAAAAGAAAAAGTTGAATTCTCCCGAACTTATTTCATTTTGGTTGTTGATGCTAAGTACAAATATACTCATGATACAAAGTGAAATATTGATGATTCCAACAAAGCTGTAAATCCATGTCAACATATAATCTCTGAACACATCCCCGATAGGGAAAAGTCTTTTGATGTTTTTAGTACTTTGATTTTCAATAAGTTTACCAGGTGTAATTAAAATTACATTTAATACTAGAAATAGAATTATTCCAGAATAAAAAAAGGTGTTTTTGGAAATAATTTTTGACATCGATCCCTGACTGTCAATTTCATAAGCTACCTGATCAGGTAAAGCAGAATAGGTGTAAAGAAAAATAATTATAAAAAGCAGGACTGATAAGAAATGAAATACTTTTCCGAATCGATAATACATAGATAATTTGATTTTGGGCGCTAATATAAAAATTAATGCCAAGCATTTCTGAAACTGTTTTTTTCCTTTTTGGGTTTTTATCTTTAGCTTTCAATTGTTAAAACCCAAATAGCTGATTTTAAGATGAATTTGAGTCCTGTCGTCATTGCCATTCCGATGTATTTTATCCTGATGGGGATTGAATTACTTGTTTTGAGATTTCAGAAGAATCCGAGTTACAGATTAAATGATGCGATTACCAACATCAATTGTGGGGTAATTTCTCAGGTAACA
This window of the Aquiflexum balticum DSM 16537 genome carries:
- a CDS encoding DNA topoisomerase IV subunit B, which encodes MAENVQYNEDSIKSLDWREHIRLRPGMYIGKLGDGSAQDDGIYVLVKEVLDNSIDEHMMGYGKTIDIKISEHRVEVRDYGRGIPLGKVIDCVSKINTGGKYDSGAFQKSVGLNGVGTKAVNALSDYFKVQSYREGETKVAEFEKGILKEDRKVEKSSERNGTKIIFTPDASVFKNYHFIPEYLENQIWNYAFLNAGLTINYNGKKFFSERGLYDLLMRKVDEDSIRYPIIHLKGTDIEMSMTHSNQYGEEYYSFVNGQFTTQGGTHLAAFREAIVKTIREFYKKDYDASDIRQSVVAAIAVRVQEPVFESQTKTKLGSQSIGPDGPTLRTFVNDFVKTALDNYLHKNPATADALLKRILQSERERKEISGIKKLANERAKKANLHNKKLRDCRVHYDDPKANEEARNQTMLFLTEGDSASGSITKSRDVQTQAVFSLRGKPLNCYGMTKKVVYENEEFNLLQHALNIEDGIENLRYRKIVIATDADVDGMHIRLLIMTYFLQFFPDLVKNGHLFILDTPLFRVRNKKETIYCYTDEERQRAIHKLGKTAEITRFKGLGEISPGEFGKFIGEEIRLDPIILKKETKIADLLSFYMGKNTPDRQVFIIDNLKIEKDIVHDDPSVNQASAEEESEAA
- a CDS encoding DNA topoisomerase IV: MYYRFGKVFHFLSVLLFIIIFLYTYSALPDQVAYEIDSQGSMSKIISKNTFFYSGIILFLVLNVILITPGKLIENQSTKNIKRLFPIGDVFRDYMLTWIYSFVGIINISLCIMSIFVLSINNQNEISSGEFNFFFYLIPVFFVVWIVGLFWILLQKFKSLQSN